Proteins encoded within one genomic window of Trichoderma asperellum chromosome 2, complete sequence:
- a CDS encoding uncharacterized protein (EggNog:ENOG41), translated as MMGLLGSGIFTLNGHLWSHARAVLRPCFAKQNKDDMVNMLETHFQALLRRIPLDGATVDLQPLFFWLTMDFATNFLMGHSTHVLDRASSHAKEKQFVDDYLTCSTEIVRKMQLGPLQMFSFNFAAMKARSRVFQYIDEFISASLDKEREHDEAANSGLNVLQGLAALTTDRKQLRDQILHILVASRDTTACLLSNLFFVLSRKPHIYEKLRYEVVSIAGTKPATSNQLNSMEYLKWCVQESLRLHPVIPTNAREASKDTILPHGGGKDGNSPLLVKKGNLVMYNIYAMHRDAGVFGPDPEAFVPERWDGLRPGWGYLPFNGGPRICIGQKFALLETHYLVSRMVQTFETIKANEDTEWIELYALATTCKDGVNVSLKR; from the exons ATGATGGGGCTTCTCGGAAGTGGCATCTTCACCTTGAACGGACACTTGTGGTCACATGCTCGAGCTGTCTTGCGACCTTGTTTCGCGAAGCAGAACAAGGACGACATGGTCAACATGCTTGAAACCCACTTTCAGGCTCTGCTTAGGAGAATCCCTCTTGATGGGGCCACGGTTGATCTACAGCCGCTGTTCTTCTGGCTCACCATGGACTTTGCGACGAATTTCCTCATGGGCCACTCGACGCATGTACTTGATCGCGCGTCCAGCCATGCCAAAGAAAAGCAGTTTGTAGACGATTACTTGACGTGCTCTACGGAGATTGTCAGGAAAATGCAGCTCGGTCCGCTCCAAATGTTTTCATTCAATTTTGCGGCAATGAAGGCACGAAGCCGCGTGTTCCAGTACATTGATGAGTTTATCAGTGCGTCTTTGGACAAAGAGCGAGAGCATGATGAGGCCGCAAACTCTGGACTTAATGTTCTGCAAGGTTTAGCAGCCCTGACAACAGATCGGAAGCAGCTGAGAGACCAGATCCTCCATATACTGGTTGCGAGTCGAGATACCACAGCCTGTCTCCTAAGCAACTTATTTTTTGTGTTGTCTAGGAAGCCGCATATCTATGAAAAACTGAGATACGAAGTTGTTTCAATTGCGGGTACTAAGCCAGCAACAAGCAATCAGCTGAATAGCATGGAGTATCTGAAGTGGTGTGTTCAAGAAT CTTTGCGACTCCATCCTGTAATTCCGACCAATGCTCGAGAGGCCTCGAAAGACACGATTCTACCACACGGTGGCGGTAAAGACGGCAATTCACCTCTTCTCGTCAAAAAAGGAAACCTCGTCATGTATAATATCTACGCTATGCACCGAGATGCTGGTGTTTTTGGACCTGACCCTGAAGCATTTGTGCCTGAAAGGTGGGATGGACTTAGGCCAGGCTGGGGATATCTGCCGTTTAACGGCGGGCCACGAATCTGTATTGGCC AAAAGTTTGCCCTCTTGGAAACTCATTATTTAGTATCAAGAATGGTACAGACCTTTGAGACGATTAAGGCAAATGAAGATACAGAGTGGATTGAACTATATGCTCTTGCGACAACTTGCAAGGATGGAGTAAATGTCAGCCTAAAAAGATGA